The following coding sequences lie in one Methylotenera versatilis 301 genomic window:
- the gatC gene encoding Asp-tRNA(Asn)/Glu-tRNA(Gln) amidotransferase subunit GatC: protein MALSIEDIKKVAHLARIEVSESDAAATLTKLTGILGLIEQMQAVDTTGIEPMSHSQDLSQRLRDDVVTKTNLRDEFQKNAPELGNGSTEPAVAGGLYLVPKVIE, encoded by the coding sequence ATGGCATTGAGCATTGAAGACATCAAAAAAGTAGCACATTTAGCACGTATTGAAGTGAGCGAAAGTGATGCTGCGGCAACACTCACTAAGCTGACAGGAATTCTTGGTTTGATTGAGCAAATGCAGGCTGTCGATACCACTGGCATTGAGCCGATGTCGCATTCTCAAGATTTAAGCCAGCGTTTGCGTGATGATGTTGTCACTAAAACTAATCTACGCGACGAGTTTCAGAAAAACGCACCTGAACTTGGAAATGGCTCAACTGAGCCCGCGGTTGCAGGTGGTTTGTACCTTGTACCTAAAGTAATTGAGTAA
- the pyrE gene encoding orotate phosphoribosyltransferase, protein MSTKHTIEQSEQFRQEFIAFAIKKEVLRFGEFTTKAGRLSPYFFNAGLFNDGESLMKLGEFYAAAIKNSGIEFDMLFGPAYKGITLAASIAIAFAKNGHNVPYAYNRKEAKDHGEGGVIVGSPLKGRVLIIDDVISAGTSVRESVDLIRHNGATACGVAIAIDRQEKGLGELSAVQEVIKNNGIPVCAIANLNDLLTYLENQNDMAQNLLLDKVMSYRQQYGVI, encoded by the coding sequence ATGAGCACGAAACACACTATTGAGCAGTCTGAGCAATTTAGACAAGAGTTTATCGCATTTGCCATTAAAAAAGAGGTTTTGCGCTTTGGCGAATTTACAACTAAAGCAGGCCGCCTAAGCCCATATTTTTTTAATGCGGGTTTATTTAATGATGGCGAGAGCTTGATGAAGCTTGGCGAATTTTATGCAGCCGCTATTAAAAATTCAGGTATAGAATTTGATATGCTATTTGGCCCAGCTTACAAAGGCATTACGCTAGCAGCAAGTATCGCCATAGCATTTGCCAAAAATGGTCACAATGTGCCCTACGCGTACAACCGCAAAGAGGCTAAAGATCATGGCGAAGGCGGTGTCATTGTGGGTAGCCCACTAAAAGGTCGGGTACTCATCATTGATGACGTGATTTCTGCAGGCACCTCAGTAAGAGAGTCTGTTGACCTTATCCGCCACAATGGCGCGACTGCATGTGGCGTGGCTATTGCCATTGACAGGCAAGAGAAGGGTTTGGGCGAGCTATCAGCCGTGCAAGAGGTGATTAAAAATAATGGAATACCTGTGTGTGCAATTGCTAACTTGAATGACTTATTGACCTATCTAGAAAATCAAAATGATATGGCACAAAATTTGCTACTGGATAAAGTCATGTCGTATCGACAACAATATGGCGTTATTTAA
- the gatB gene encoding Asp-tRNA(Asn)/Glu-tRNA(Gln) amidotransferase subunit GatB has protein sequence MEWEVVIGLETHTQLKTNTKIFSGASIKYGAEPNTQACEVSIALPGVLPVLNKEAVQCAIKFGLAINAHIAPRSVFARKNYFYPDLPKGYQISQFELPVVGKGAVTIQVPAVGKNAAYEKVVNITRAHLEEDAGKSVHGAVEGMSGIDLNRAGTPLLEIVTEPDMRSAAEAVAYAKKLHELVQWIGICDGNMQEGSFRCDVNVSVRPKGTEKLGTRREIKNLNSFKFMTQAIEYETRWQIETLEDGGTIQQATVLFNPDTGETRAMRSKEEANDYRYFPDPDLLPLVISEADKDAVKATMPELPEAMKARFEAQYALSSYDANALTTSRDLANYFVATVDAGADAKQSANWVMGTLAAKLNAVDTSISDSPINAQQLAQLLKRIGDNTISNNAAKQVFEALWNAEGSVDDIIAAKGLKQESDSGAIEAIIDEVLAANAAMVEEFKAGKEKAFNALVGQAMKASKGKANPAQVNDILKKKLS, from the coding sequence ATGGAATGGGAAGTCGTCATTGGGTTAGAAACTCACACCCAATTAAAAACAAATACTAAGATTTTTTCAGGTGCTTCTATCAAATATGGCGCAGAGCCAAATACTCAGGCATGCGAAGTGAGCATTGCCTTGCCAGGCGTGTTGCCAGTATTGAACAAAGAGGCAGTGCAGTGCGCCATTAAATTTGGTTTGGCGATTAATGCCCATATTGCACCACGCTCTGTGTTTGCACGTAAAAACTATTTTTACCCTGACTTACCAAAAGGCTATCAAATCAGTCAGTTTGAGTTGCCAGTAGTTGGTAAAGGTGCCGTCACAATACAAGTGCCAGCGGTGGGTAAAAATGCTGCTTATGAAAAAGTGGTGAACATCACGCGCGCGCATTTGGAAGAAGATGCAGGTAAGTCTGTGCATGGTGCGGTTGAGGGTATGAGCGGCATCGATTTAAACCGTGCAGGTACGCCATTGTTAGAAATTGTGACTGAGCCAGATATGCGCTCGGCGGCTGAAGCTGTGGCTTATGCAAAAAAACTTCATGAGCTAGTGCAATGGATTGGTATTTGCGATGGCAATATGCAAGAAGGTAGCTTCCGTTGTGATGTGAATGTATCCGTGCGCCCTAAAGGCACAGAAAAGCTTGGTACGCGTCGTGAGATTAAAAACCTGAACTCTTTCAAGTTCATGACTCAAGCCATTGAGTATGAAACACGTTGGCAAATTGAAACGCTAGAAGATGGTGGAACGATACAGCAAGCAACAGTGCTGTTTAACCCAGATACTGGCGAAACACGCGCTATGCGCAGCAAGGAAGAGGCAAACGATTACCGCTATTTCCCAGATCCTGATTTGTTGCCATTGGTGATTTCAGAAGCTGATAAAGATGCTGTAAAAGCCACTATGCCAGAATTGCCAGAAGCAATGAAGGCGCGTTTTGAAGCACAATATGCATTATCTAGCTATGATGCAAACGCGCTGACAACTTCACGAGATTTAGCTAACTACTTTGTTGCAACCGTTGATGCTGGCGCAGATGCCAAACAATCAGCTAACTGGGTGATGGGTACATTGGCTGCTAAACTAAATGCAGTCGATACTAGCATTAGCGATTCGCCCATCAATGCGCAGCAGCTTGCACAGTTATTAAAACGCATTGGCGACAATACGATTTCAAATAACGCAGCCAAGCAAGTGTTTGAGGCGCTGTGGAATGCTGAAGGAAGTGTTGACGATATCATCGCAGCCAAAGGCCTAAAGCAAGAGTCAGACAGCGGAGCAATTGAAGCAATTATTGACGAAGTGCTAGCCGCAAATGCAGCCATGGTTGAAGAATTTAAAGCAGGTAAAGAAAAAGCGTTTAATGCCTTAGTTGGTCAAGCCATGAAAGCCTCAAAAGGTAAAGCCAACCCAGCACAAGTAAACGATATTTTGAAGAAGAAGCTAAGCTAG
- the gatA gene encoding Asp-tRNA(Asn)/Glu-tRNA(Gln) amidotransferase subunit GatA: MINSSLKQLGEMLQAKKISSVELTQTFLDRIQQYNPSINAYIALDEAKTLAQAKAADARIADGNVAPLTGIPIAQKDIFCAKGWQTTCGSKMLANFIAPYDAHIITQFDAAGAVNLGKTNMDEFAMGSSNETSYFGGVKNPWSFDRVPGGSSGGSAAAVAARLCAAATGTDTGGSIRQPASLCGFTGLKPTYGAVSRYGMIAFASSLDQAGPMAKSAEDCALMMNVMAGFDERDSTSLNREKEDYTRALYNSNPTKPLQGLKVGLPKEYFSEGLDASVGKVIEAAIAEYKKLGAEIVDISLPNTGLSIPVYYVLAPAEASSNLSRYDGVRYGHRAAEYTDLMDMYNKSRAEGFGAEVKRRILIGTYVLSAGYYDAYYLKAQQIRRLIAQDFVEAFKKCDVIMGPAAPSTAFKAGEKVDDPVAMYLQDIYTISTNLAGLPGMSIPAGFAQSDDGVSLPVGLQIIGNYFDEARMLNVAHQYQQVTDWHERMPELVLPKEVK; encoded by the coding sequence ATGATTAACAGCAGCCTAAAACAGCTGGGCGAGATGCTCCAAGCGAAGAAGATTTCTAGTGTTGAATTGACACAAACTTTTCTAGATAGAATTCAGCAATACAATCCTAGTATTAATGCCTACATTGCTTTAGATGAAGCCAAAACCTTGGCGCAAGCCAAAGCAGCTGATGCGCGCATCGCTGATGGTAATGTTGCCCCATTAACGGGTATCCCAATCGCGCAAAAAGATATTTTTTGTGCAAAAGGCTGGCAAACCACTTGTGGTTCAAAAATGTTAGCCAATTTTATTGCGCCATATGACGCGCATATCATCACACAATTTGATGCTGCAGGTGCGGTGAATTTGGGTAAAACCAATATGGATGAGTTTGCGATGGGTTCATCTAACGAAACTTCATATTTTGGTGGCGTTAAAAACCCTTGGAGTTTTGACCGTGTGCCAGGTGGCAGTAGCGGAGGTAGTGCGGCGGCGGTAGCTGCAAGGCTTTGTGCGGCGGCAACGGGTACCGATACTGGTGGTTCAATTCGCCAACCAGCTTCTTTATGTGGTTTTACGGGTTTAAAACCAACTTATGGTGCTGTGTCACGTTACGGTATGATTGCCTTTGCATCATCGCTAGACCAAGCTGGTCCGATGGCAAAAAGTGCAGAAGATTGTGCGCTGATGATGAACGTAATGGCAGGCTTTGATGAACGTGATTCAACCAGCTTGAATCGTGAAAAAGAAGATTACACTCGCGCGCTTTACAATTCAAATCCTACAAAACCTCTGCAAGGCTTAAAAGTTGGTCTGCCGAAAGAATACTTTTCCGAAGGTTTAGATGCCAGCGTAGGCAAGGTGATTGAAGCGGCCATTGCAGAATATAAAAAGCTAGGCGCTGAAATTGTAGATATTTCATTACCAAATACTGGCTTATCAATTCCTGTTTACTATGTGTTAGCACCTGCTGAAGCTTCAAGTAACTTGTCGCGTTACGATGGCGTGCGTTACGGTCACCGTGCTGCGGAATATACGGACTTGATGGACATGTATAACAAGAGCCGTGCTGAAGGTTTTGGCGCGGAAGTAAAGCGCCGTATCTTGATTGGCACTTATGTATTAAGTGCTGGTTATTACGATGCTTATTATCTAAAAGCCCAGCAAATTCGCCGTTTGATTGCGCAAGACTTTGTCGAAGCTTTCAAAAAATGTGATGTAATTATGGGACCAGCGGCACCATCAACTGCATTTAAAGCGGGTGAGAAAGTGGATGACCCAGTCGCCATGTATCTGCAAGATATCTACACCATCTCTACCAATTTGGCTGGCTTGCCAGGCATGAGTATACCTGCTGGTTTTGCGCAAAGTGATGATGGTGTGTCGTTACCTGTGGGGCTACAAATTATCGGTAATTATTTTGATGAAGCGCGTATGTTGAATGTGGCGCATCAATATCAACAAGTGACAGATTGGCACGAGAGAATGCCAGAACTGGTATTGCCAAAGGAAGTTAAATAA
- a CDS encoding rod shape-determining protein, producing MFGFITSYFSNDLAIDLGTANTLIYSRGKGIVLDEPSVVAIRLEGGPGGKKILLAVGAEAKGMLGRAPANIQAIRPMKDGVIADFTITEQMLKYFIRRVHDARWFSPSPRIIICVPVGSTQVERRAIKESAERAGAKQVFLIEEPMAAAIGAGMPVSEATGSMVVDIGGGTTEVGVISLGGIVYAKSERVGGDKFDQAIIDYIRRNYGMQISEPTAENIKKTIGSAFPGSAVLEMEVTGRNLAEGLPRKFTISSNEILEALTEPLNSIVGAVKSALEQTPPELGADIAEKGMVLTGGGALLRDLDRLLVEETGLPVIVAEDPLTCVARGCGQALEEMDKLGSIFAYE from the coding sequence ATGTTCGGTTTTATAACTAGCTATTTTTCAAACGATCTTGCTATCGACTTGGGTACAGCAAACACGCTGATTTACTCTCGCGGCAAAGGCATCGTTTTAGATGAACCATCAGTGGTTGCCATTCGTTTAGAAGGCGGCCCAGGTGGCAAAAAAATTCTACTCGCGGTTGGCGCTGAAGCCAAAGGCATGCTTGGCCGTGCGCCAGCAAATATTCAAGCGATTCGCCCAATGAAAGACGGCGTGATTGCGGACTTCACCATTACTGAGCAAATGCTCAAATACTTTATCCGCCGTGTGCATGACGCACGTTGGTTTTCACCAAGCCCGCGCATTATTATTTGCGTACCAGTTGGCTCTACTCAAGTAGAACGTCGTGCGATTAAAGAATCTGCTGAACGTGCTGGTGCTAAACAGGTATTCCTGATTGAAGAACCGATGGCTGCAGCGATTGGTGCTGGCATGCCAGTTTCAGAAGCAACCGGCTCTATGGTGGTAGATATTGGTGGCGGTACAACTGAAGTGGGTGTTATTTCACTTGGCGGTATTGTTTATGCTAAATCTGAACGCGTCGGCGGTGATAAGTTCGACCAAGCGATTATTGATTACATTCGCCGCAATTATGGCATGCAAATTTCTGAGCCAACGGCAGAAAATATTAAGAAAACCATTGGCTCTGCGTTCCCAGGTTCAGCTGTTTTAGAGATGGAAGTGACCGGTCGTAACCTTGCAGAAGGTTTGCCACGTAAATTCACTATTTCTAGCAATGAGATTTTAGAAGCACTGACTGAGCCATTAAATTCAATTGTTGGCGCAGTAAAGTCAGCTCTAGAGCAAACCCCACCTGAGTTGGGTGCTGACATTGCCGAAAAAGGCATGGTACTCACTGGCGGCGGCGCTTTATTACGTGATTTAGATAGACTACTGGTAGAAGAAACTGGTTTACCGGTCATCGTTGCAGAAGATCCACTGACTTGCGTTGCACGCGGCTGTGGTCAAGCTTTAGAAGAAATGGATAAGCTTGGCAGCATCTTCGCCTACGAGTAA
- a CDS encoding DUF4124 domain-containing protein encodes MKPLAGINSHFSDKAKLGHSSSALSALLFSGVLILTSYTHLVHADGSKIVKWKDASGVTHYGDKMPAQESGRSNSVLNNQGTVIKTNESFNPKGNSQETEKLSADQQRQDKALLASYSSVDEIDMAEKRNLKSDETALLTLSQNQEESKRMLASIYAKFSGRKMPIQAAEDAQNYQTQITKTKSQILAVQNSIAQTKTRFSQYRSRYIELKPQ; translated from the coding sequence ATGAAACCGTTAGCTGGAATTAATTCACATTTTTCTGACAAGGCAAAACTTGGTCATTCGAGTTCAGCCTTGTCTGCGTTGCTTTTCTCTGGCGTACTGATACTGACTAGCTATACGCACCTAGTGCATGCTGATGGCAGCAAAATAGTGAAATGGAAAGATGCAAGTGGTGTAACCCATTACGGCGACAAAATGCCAGCACAAGAATCTGGTCGCAGCAATAGCGTCTTGAACAATCAGGGTACTGTGATTAAAACAAATGAATCTTTTAATCCCAAAGGTAATTCGCAAGAAACTGAGAAGCTTTCAGCAGATCAACAGAGACAAGATAAAGCCTTATTAGCGTCTTACTCGTCAGTAGACGAAATTGATATGGCAGAAAAGCGTAACTTGAAGAGTGACGAAACTGCTTTACTCACGTTAAGCCAGAATCAAGAAGAGTCTAAAAGGATGTTGGCCAGTATTTATGCAAAATTTTCTGGCAGAAAAATGCCCATTCAAGCCGCTGAAGATGCTCAAAACTATCAAACTCAAATCACAAAAACAAAATCACAGATTCTTGCTGTGCAAAATAGTATTGCTCAAACAAAAACTCGTTTCAGTCAATATCGGTCTAGATATATTGAGCTAAAGCCACAATAA